From the genome of Haloarcula limicola, one region includes:
- a CDS encoding heavy-metal-associated domain-containing protein produces MRQRTLAVTGMEGAECENTVEGALTGVAGVESAAADRETGEVTVESDDDVEDQSLFDAITDAGYDLVGRDDSK; encoded by the coding sequence ATGCGACAGCGAACGCTCGCCGTCACCGGGATGGAAGGTGCAGAGTGCGAGAACACTGTCGAGGGGGCGCTTACCGGCGTCGCCGGCGTGGAGTCGGCCGCCGCCGACCGAGAGACGGGAGAGGTCACCGTCGAATCGGACGACGACGTCGAAGACCAGTCGCTGTTCGACGCGATCACCGACGCGGGTTACGACCTCGTCGGCCGAGACGACTCGAAATAA
- a CDS encoding cupin domain-containing protein translates to MTRDDSPRHTDTDAPTAESRDRDTDAGRPTRLPFLRRDFLSDSAKLGAGALALSSAGGVAAAQADGQTEGGQTEDGQTEGGQVDQPEGLSVDVLAPHATFTDEVGMALGVTFEQGGDEAAFVRDPSTTVLARVTLEPGGTTGWHTHPGPVIANLVEGELDVVFSHTCTTHTYAAGEAFVDPGGHAEIATNASDTQRAVAYVLFLSVPDGESPTTHVEPQDC, encoded by the coding sequence ATGACACGAGACGACTCACCGAGACACACCGACACCGACGCTCCGACCGCCGAGTCACGCGACCGAGACACCGACGCGGGTCGGCCCACTCGCCTTCCGTTCTTGCGCCGCGATTTCCTCTCCGATTCCGCGAAACTCGGTGCCGGCGCGCTCGCGCTCTCGTCTGCCGGGGGCGTCGCGGCCGCGCAGGCCGACGGACAGACAGAGGGCGGCCAAACGGAAGACGGTCAGACAGAGGGCGGACAGGTCGACCAGCCAGAGGGCCTGAGCGTCGACGTACTCGCCCCCCATGCGACTTTCACCGACGAGGTGGGGATGGCGCTCGGCGTCACCTTCGAGCAGGGCGGCGACGAAGCGGCGTTCGTTCGCGACCCGTCGACGACCGTCCTCGCTCGGGTGACGCTGGAACCGGGCGGGACGACCGGTTGGCACACACACCCGGGACCAGTCATCGCCAACCTCGTCGAAGGCGAACTCGACGTCGTCTTCTCACACACCTGCACTACCCACACCTACGCGGCCGGCGAGGCGTTCGTCGACCCCGGCGGACACGCCGAGATCGCGACGAACGCGAGCGACACTCAGCGCGCGGTCGCCTACGTACTGTTCCTCTCCGTTCCCGACGGCGAGTCGCCGACGACACACGTCGAGCCGCAGGACTGCTGA
- a CDS encoding GIY-YIG nuclease family protein: protein MDGGTYTLLLARPSGGTVAVGALGDLSLPAGWYAYTGSALGAGGFSRVERHRAVARGENDARHWHVDYLLGAAETRVDRVVTTTAEIECAVARRLTKRENADAVDGFGCSDCDCRSHLHRGGNREELLSAVKRAHAAAD, encoded by the coding sequence ATGGACGGCGGGACGTACACGCTACTGCTCGCCCGGCCGAGCGGCGGCACCGTTGCGGTCGGCGCGCTCGGCGACCTGTCACTCCCAGCGGGATGGTACGCCTACACGGGGAGCGCGCTGGGCGCGGGCGGGTTCAGCCGCGTGGAACGCCACCGCGCCGTCGCCCGCGGCGAGAACGACGCCCGCCACTGGCACGTCGACTACCTACTGGGCGCGGCCGAGACGCGCGTCGACCGCGTCGTCACCACGACTGCCGAGATCGAGTGTGCCGTCGCTCGCCGACTGACCAAGCGGGAGAACGCCGACGCCGTCGACGGCTTCGGCTGCTCTGACTGCGACTGTCGCTCGCACCTGCACCGCGGCGGAAACCGCGAGGAACTGCTATCGGCCGTCAAGCGGGCTCACGCAGCCGCCGACTGA
- the leuS gene encoding leucine--tRNA ligase, giving the protein MSRRYDHAKVQEYWQHVWEREGVFECPDPAENPTYVLGMFPYTSGSLHMGHIRNYAITDAYARYRRMAGDDVLHPMGWDAFGLPAENAAYERDTDPESWTRACIERMRDDLREMGFGYDWSREITTCDPEYYRWNQWLFTRLHEAGLVEYDAATVNWCPDCETVLADAQVETPADSGDERGRTHGHDHAGGVCWRCGTAVTRRELDQWFFAITDYADELYDGLDDLEGWPEGVRDSQRNWIGRQEGATVSFDVGGANGSSTAEDRETVEAFTTRLDTVYGATYLALAPGHDLVSEIADRDEAVARYVESVAGTDDAGLSGIETDLVATHPFTGEEIPVYVAAYVLDDVGTGAVMGVPAHNERDHAFAAEQDLPVRQAVEPVDGSETALPDEPYTDDGMLTDSGEYDGLASTAARDRLLDADAVAETTTYRLRDWLISRQRYWGTPIPIVHCEECGRVPVPDEDLPVELPEYVQTTGNPLDAAEAWKRTSCPNCGGEATRETDTMDTFVDSSWYFLRYLSPHFEGAPFDQKTADEWLPVDVYVGGEEHAVLHLLYIRFFTRALADLGLLNRREPVDRLINQGTVLHSGEKMSKSKGNAVAPHEYGAETTRLFVLSAAHPAQDFEWTVKDVSTAYDFQQTLYEMVEAYTATRSRSGRAGGEESGPPADRTESAPHDAYLEREIDRTIAAVTDEYDRFRFHRVVGELQRFARLLRRYANYEPPYRFAYSRGLRVLTKLVAPIAPALAEELWHLLDEDGLVAEAPWPESLRDVEWYRIERELVRTTLDDVRDITDVVDIEDPERIEIVVAEDWKYRAYGIAQDADPGDAIVGEIMGDDAIQRHGDAAADYAASLADRGASLAPVVDGERELDVLSQAAWLFEDEFGADVSVRRADGESELARKARPNKPAIHIS; this is encoded by the coding sequence ATGTCGCGCCGCTACGACCACGCGAAGGTCCAGGAGTACTGGCAGCACGTCTGGGAGCGAGAGGGGGTCTTCGAGTGTCCCGACCCGGCTGAGAACCCCACGTACGTCCTCGGGATGTTCCCCTACACCTCGGGGTCGTTGCACATGGGCCACATCCGGAACTACGCCATCACCGACGCCTACGCCCGATACCGCCGGATGGCGGGCGACGACGTGCTCCACCCGATGGGGTGGGACGCGTTCGGGCTGCCCGCCGAGAACGCCGCTTACGAGCGCGATACCGACCCCGAGTCGTGGACCCGCGCCTGCATCGAGCGGATGCGCGACGACCTCCGGGAGATGGGCTTCGGCTACGACTGGAGCCGCGAGATAACGACCTGCGACCCCGAGTACTACCGCTGGAACCAGTGGCTGTTCACCCGCCTGCACGAGGCGGGACTCGTCGAGTACGACGCGGCGACGGTCAACTGGTGTCCCGACTGCGAGACGGTGCTGGCCGACGCCCAGGTCGAGACGCCCGCCGATAGTGGCGACGAACGCGGTCGCACCCACGGCCACGACCACGCCGGCGGCGTCTGCTGGCGCTGTGGCACCGCCGTCACCCGGCGCGAACTGGACCAGTGGTTCTTCGCCATCACCGATTACGCCGACGAACTGTACGACGGCCTGGACGATCTGGAGGGGTGGCCGGAGGGCGTTCGGGACAGCCAGCGCAACTGGATCGGCCGGCAGGAGGGCGCGACCGTCTCCTTCGACGTCGGCGGAGCGAACGGCTCCTCGACGGCGGAGGACAGAGAGACGGTCGAGGCGTTCACGACCCGCCTCGACACCGTCTACGGCGCGACGTACCTCGCGCTCGCGCCGGGCCACGACCTCGTCAGCGAGATCGCCGACCGCGACGAGGCGGTGGCGAGATACGTCGAGTCGGTCGCCGGCACGGACGACGCCGGTCTGAGCGGTATCGAGACGGACCTCGTGGCGACGCATCCGTTCACCGGCGAGGAGATCCCGGTGTACGTCGCCGCCTACGTCTTGGACGACGTGGGCACCGGCGCGGTCATGGGCGTGCCCGCACACAACGAGCGCGACCACGCCTTCGCCGCCGAGCAGGACCTGCCGGTTCGACAGGCCGTCGAACCCGTCGACGGCAGCGAGACGGCGCTGCCCGACGAACCGTACACCGACGACGGGATGCTGACCGACAGCGGCGAGTACGACGGCCTGGCGAGTACCGCCGCTCGGGACCGACTGCTCGACGCCGATGCCGTCGCGGAAACGACGACGTATCGCCTGCGGGACTGGCTCATCTCCCGCCAGCGCTACTGGGGGACGCCGATCCCGATCGTCCACTGCGAGGAGTGCGGGCGCGTCCCGGTCCCGGACGAGGACCTGCCCGTCGAACTCCCCGAGTACGTCCAGACGACCGGAAATCCGCTGGACGCCGCCGAGGCGTGGAAACGGACCTCCTGTCCGAATTGTGGCGGCGAGGCGACCCGCGAGACGGACACGATGGACACCTTCGTCGACTCGTCGTGGTACTTCCTGCGCTATCTCTCGCCGCACTTCGAAGGCGCCCCCTTCGACCAGAAGACGGCGGACGAGTGGCTTCCCGTAGACGTCTACGTCGGCGGCGAGGAACACGCCGTCCTCCACCTGCTGTACATCCGCTTTTTCACGCGGGCGCTCGCGGACCTCGGTCTCCTGAATCGCCGGGAACCCGTCGACCGCCTCATCAACCAAGGGACGGTGCTCCACAGCGGCGAGAAGATGTCGAAATCGAAGGGCAACGCCGTTGCCCCCCACGAGTACGGCGCGGAGACCACGCGGCTGTTCGTCCTCTCGGCGGCCCACCCCGCCCAGGACTTCGAGTGGACGGTCAAGGACGTCTCGACGGCCTACGACTTCCAGCAGACGCTCTACGAGATGGTCGAGGCGTACACGGCGACGCGGAGTCGCTCGGGCCGAGCGGGCGGTGAGGAGTCCGGACCGCCGGCGGACCGAACGGAGAGCGCCCCGCACGACGCCTACCTCGAACGCGAGATCGACCGGACCATCGCCGCCGTCACCGACGAGTACGACCGCTTCCGCTTCCACCGCGTCGTCGGCGAACTCCAGCGCTTCGCCCGCTTGCTCCGCCGGTACGCGAACTACGAGCCGCCCTACCGGTTCGCCTACAGTCGCGGCCTGCGCGTGCTGACGAAGCTCGTCGCGCCCATCGCGCCGGCGCTGGCCGAGGAGCTGTGGCACCTCCTGGACGAGGACGGCCTCGTCGCCGAGGCCCCGTGGCCCGAGTCGCTCCGGGACGTCGAGTGGTATCGCATCGAGCGCGAACTCGTCCGGACGACGCTCGACGACGTGCGCGACATCACGGACGTGGTCGACATCGAGGACCCCGAGCGAATCGAGATCGTCGTCGCCGAGGACTGGAAGTACCGCGCCTACGGAATCGCTCAGGACGCCGACCCCGGCGACGCCATCGTCGGCGAGATAATGGGCGACGACGCTATCCAGCGCCACGGCGACGCCGCCGCCGACTACGCCGCCTCGCTCGCTGACAGGGGGGCCAGCCTCGCACCCGTCGTCGACGGCGAGCGCGAACTGGACGTGCTCTCACAGGCCGCGTGGCTGTTCGAGGACGAGTTCGGGGCCGACGTGAGCGTGCGGCGGGCCGACGGCGAGAGCGAACTGGCCCGGAAAGCCCGGCCCAACAAGCCGGCTATCCACATCTCCTGA